One region of Streptomyces subrutilus genomic DNA includes:
- a CDS encoding PadR family transcriptional regulator, with amino-acid sequence MSIRHGLLALLERGPRYGSQLRTEFESRTGSTWPLNVGQVYTTLARLERDGLVAPGGEDTAGHTLYAITDDGRAELRQWYERPVDRANPPRDELSIKLAMAVGSPGVDIRAVIQSQRHATIKAMQDYTRLKATALAAVESGQSRERDDVAWLLVLEQLIFQTEAEARWLDHCEARLVRLSRPADGGAAEPQPPQAAAGAEAPAPTTINRPRTARTRRG; translated from the coding sequence ATGTCGATCCGTCACGGGCTTCTCGCCCTGCTGGAACGGGGTCCTCGGTACGGCTCACAGCTGCGTACCGAGTTCGAATCCCGGACCGGCTCCACCTGGCCCCTCAACGTCGGGCAGGTGTACACCACCCTCGCCCGCCTGGAGCGCGACGGCCTCGTCGCCCCCGGCGGGGAGGACACCGCCGGGCACACGCTCTACGCCATCACCGACGACGGACGCGCCGAACTGCGCCAGTGGTACGAACGCCCCGTCGACCGCGCCAACCCGCCCCGCGACGAGCTGTCCATCAAGCTCGCCATGGCCGTGGGCTCACCCGGCGTGGACATCCGCGCCGTCATCCAGTCCCAGCGGCACGCCACGATCAAGGCGATGCAGGACTACACCCGGCTCAAGGCCACCGCGCTGGCCGCCGTCGAGAGCGGCCAGTCCCGCGAACGCGACGACGTGGCCTGGCTGCTGGTACTCGAGCAGCTGATCTTCCAGACCGAGGCCGAGGCCCGCTGGCTGGACCACTGCGAAGCCCGGCTCGTCCGGCTCTCCCGGCCGGCCGACGGGGGAGCCGCCGAGCCCCAGCCACCCCAGGCCGCCGCCGGAGCCGAGGCTCCCGCCCCGACCACCATCAACCGGCCCCGCACCGCCCGCACGCGGCGGGGCTGA
- a CDS encoding ABC transporter ATP-binding protein — protein MPDQRQNQQPVLQLDQLVRTHGSGATEVHALRGINLSVHPGELVAVMGPSGSGKSTLLTLAGGLDTPTSGRVIVEGTDITAANRKQLAALRRRSIGYVFQDYNLIPALTAAENVALPRELDGVSARKARASALAALEEMGLGQLADRFPDEMSGGQQQRVAIARALVGDRRLVLADEPTGALDSETGESVLALLRSRCDAGAAGVLVTHEPRFAAWADRVVFLRDGSVVDETLRSHADSLLSGQAAQ, from the coding sequence ATGCCTGACCAGCGTCAGAACCAGCAGCCCGTGCTCCAGTTGGACCAACTCGTCCGCACCCACGGCAGCGGCGCCACCGAGGTTCACGCCCTGCGCGGGATCAACCTCTCGGTCCACCCCGGCGAACTCGTCGCCGTCATGGGCCCGTCCGGCTCCGGCAAGTCCACGCTCCTCACCCTGGCCGGCGGCCTCGACACCCCGACCAGCGGCCGGGTCATCGTCGAAGGCACCGACATCACGGCGGCGAACCGCAAGCAGCTCGCCGCCCTGCGCCGCCGCAGCATCGGGTACGTCTTCCAGGACTACAACCTGATACCGGCCCTCACCGCCGCCGAGAACGTGGCCCTGCCGCGCGAACTCGACGGGGTCTCCGCCCGCAAGGCCCGCGCCTCCGCCCTCGCGGCACTGGAGGAGATGGGCCTGGGACAGCTCGCCGACCGCTTCCCCGACGAGATGTCCGGCGGCCAGCAGCAGCGCGTGGCCATCGCCCGCGCCCTCGTCGGCGACCGCCGCCTCGTCCTCGCCGACGAGCCCACCGGCGCCCTCGACTCCGAGACCGGCGAGTCCGTCCTCGCCCTGCTGCGCTCCCGCTGCGACGCGGGCGCCGCCGGGGTCCTGGTCACGCACGAGCCGCGGTTCGCCGCCTGGGCCGACCGCGTGGTCTTCCTGCGGGACGGCAGCGTGGTCGACGAGACCCTGCGCAGCCACGCCGACTCCCTGCTCTCGGGGCAGGCCGCCCAGTGA